Proteins encoded within one genomic window of Thioploca ingrica:
- a CDS encoding glycosyl transferase family protein, translating to MQKNTITYPLISIFIPVYNRVNLIGPCIESALAQTYSNFEIIIVDNSSTDGTWDKCCIYAKSDSRIRIFKNDTNIGPVRNWQRCIEEAKGEFGKILFSDDLIYPAFLEKTISLIEDPQVGLVFTTAQIGRGIASVKLVNKNAYPWQESSGKYNSQNFIRDVLLSKMNLVSPGAALFRISDLYKNLITQIPSPSFNGFADYGAGPNLLLYLLTAIVYPKIAFINEPLCFFRGHEDSFTEKYHKELASRYFQAKIWFALNYQSSVPLETLLFRGWCSACKKSKKYLSFKKFCTKYGVNQVPLPNAVLHSLWN from the coding sequence ATGCAAAAGAATACAATAACCTATCCACTGATTAGTATTTTTATCCCGGTATATAATCGCGTCAATCTCATTGGACCTTGTATAGAATCAGCACTAGCTCAAACTTACTCTAATTTTGAAATTATAATCGTAGATAATTCTAGCACTGATGGTACCTGGGATAAATGCTGTATTTATGCAAAAAGTGACTCTCGTATACGTATTTTTAAGAATGACACCAACATTGGCCCAGTACGCAATTGGCAACGATGTATTGAAGAAGCTAAAGGAGAATTTGGCAAAATATTATTTAGTGATGATTTAATTTATCCAGCATTTTTAGAGAAAACCATATCCTTAATTGAAGATCCTCAAGTCGGTTTGGTGTTTACTACGGCACAAATTGGCAGAGGAATTGCTTCAGTAAAATTAGTTAATAAAAATGCTTATCCATGGCAAGAATCCTCTGGAAAGTACAATAGCCAAAATTTTATTAGGGATGTGCTACTTAGTAAAATGAATTTAGTTTCCCCAGGAGCAGCTTTATTTAGAATAAGCGATTTATATAAAAACCTAATAACTCAAATTCCATCTCCTTCTTTTAATGGTTTTGCTGATTATGGCGCTGGACCAAACTTATTATTATATCTTTTAACAGCGATTGTTTATCCGAAAATTGCTTTTATTAATGAACCACTTTGTTTTTTTCGAGGACACGAAGATTCTTTTACCGAAAAATATCATAAAGAACTTGCCTCACGTTACTTTCAAGCGAAAATTTGGTTCGCACTAAATTATCAATCTTCAGTACCGTTAGAAACCTTATTATTTCGCGGCTGGTGTTCTGCATGCAAAAAATCAAAAAAATATCTTTCATTTAAGAAATTTTGTACCAAATACGGTGTTAATCAGGTACCGTTACCTAACGCTGTATTACATAGTTTATGGAATTAA
- a CDS encoding polysaccharide biosynthesis protein, giving the protein MNVSQNFLKKKLLSGSAWAFTGRVITAFSGVLINALLSRLLSPEAMGTYFLTLSLVTGLVGISQLGITSTAMRLIAESMSTNRPGRALKTIQLSFKYSVLGTFIVAAILVIGIGEWLAEQVFNSVLMMNIVGLMTIWIIILTFQSLIAEIFRGFHDIRSATMCGLITSVLSVLFFAGLWIGLGHSNIKHVVTFSIFASAISVSIASWLMWNKLQTLGKMTDDLTDQELLIIAWPLWITNLTLFALGQADLWILGIFSPQEVAIYGAVSRLVALVTMPLIIINTVLSPLISELYAQNNKYQLEQVLRTTATITSIPAIIVLTIFILFGDPILKIIYGNYYREGAIVLTLLSLAQLVNVWAGSCGQTLIMTGHQMTMMLITIICSSVAIISSIGLVQKYGVIGVATASSLALILQNSLMLLMVRLKTTMWTHFSIKIVFNLNKILNLR; this is encoded by the coding sequence ATGAATGTTTCTCAAAATTTTCTTAAAAAAAAGTTACTTTCTGGTAGTGCTTGGGCTTTTACTGGCAGAGTTATTACGGCATTTTCCGGAGTGCTCATTAATGCATTGTTATCCAGATTACTTAGTCCAGAAGCAATGGGTACCTATTTTTTAACTCTGAGCTTAGTTACCGGATTAGTGGGTATTTCACAGTTAGGTATAACTTCAACAGCCATGCGTCTCATTGCAGAATCGATGAGTACCAATCGGCCCGGTCGTGCACTTAAGACAATACAGTTAAGTTTTAAATATAGTGTTTTAGGAACATTCATAGTGGCCGCTATTTTAGTTATAGGAATAGGAGAATGGTTAGCAGAACAAGTATTTAATTCAGTTTTAATGATGAATATTGTTGGGTTGATGACTATTTGGATAATTATTCTAACTTTTCAAAGTTTGATAGCAGAAATATTTCGAGGATTTCATGATATCCGTTCAGCAACCATGTGTGGACTAATTACAAGTGTTTTATCAGTTTTGTTTTTTGCTGGATTGTGGATAGGATTAGGACATAGCAACATAAAACACGTTGTTACTTTCTCTATCTTTGCTAGTGCTATAAGTGTTTCAATAGCCAGTTGGCTGATGTGGAATAAACTTCAAACACTTGGAAAAATGACAGATGACTTAACCGACCAGGAATTGCTAATTATCGCATGGCCTTTATGGATTACCAATTTAACTCTTTTTGCTTTGGGTCAAGCCGACCTTTGGATTTTAGGTATTTTTTCACCTCAAGAAGTTGCCATTTATGGTGCTGTATCCCGTTTAGTTGCATTAGTCACTATGCCGCTTATTATTATCAATACAGTATTGTCCCCTTTAATATCTGAATTATACGCTCAGAACAATAAATATCAATTGGAACAAGTACTACGTACTACAGCAACTATTACCAGTATTCCTGCTATTATTGTACTTACAATCTTTATTTTGTTTGGTGATCCAATCTTAAAAATTATCTATGGAAATTACTATCGTGAGGGGGCAATTGTTTTAACTTTATTAAGTTTAGCTCAATTAGTTAACGTCTGGGCTGGTTCATGTGGTCAGACTTTAATCATGACCGGTCATCAGATGACAATGATGTTGATCACCATCATTTGCAGCAGTGTGGCGATAATTAGTTCTATTGGGTTAGTACAAAAATATGGTGTAATTGGGGTAGCGACTGCCAGCAGTTTAGCACTCATATTACAAAACAGTCTTATGTTACTTATGGTTAGGTTAAAAACAACTATGTGGACTCACTTTAGTATCAAAATCGTTTTTAACTTAAATAAAATATTAAATTTGAGGTAA
- a CDS encoding sulfotransferase: MMQKIKRIIKILIGYEFGRAVTIFPDDILIVSYPKSGNTWTRFLIANLLFPQEPITFANIEDKIPDIYQSKERELLHIPRPRILKSHEYFDPRYQRIIYIVRDPRDIAISLYYYNIKFGVFNDNYSIDSFIIEHFTKKMNINNFGTWGEDVGSWLGAKKDDSNFLLLRYEDMLSDPKIELKKIAHHLKISVTDELIDKVIKQSSFEHMQLLENNQSNLWKLTKNTRKDKFFVRSGQSGQWQNKLSTHSIKTIESTWSQIMMQLGYL; the protein is encoded by the coding sequence ATGATGCAAAAAATAAAACGGATTATAAAAATACTTATCGGTTATGAGTTTGGTCGTGCGGTAACCATTTTTCCTGATGATATTCTCATAGTTTCTTATCCAAAATCAGGAAATACTTGGACTCGTTTTTTGATAGCTAATCTCTTATTTCCACAAGAGCCAATTACTTTCGCAAATATTGAAGATAAAATTCCTGATATTTACCAAAGTAAGGAACGAGAACTGCTCCATATTCCCCGTCCTAGAATTCTTAAAAGTCACGAATATTTTGATCCTCGTTATCAGCGGATAATTTACATCGTTAGAGATCCAAGAGATATCGCTATTTCTTTATATTATTATAATATTAAATTTGGTGTTTTTAACGACAACTATAGTATTGATAGTTTTATTATAGAACATTTTACTAAAAAGATGAATATCAATAATTTTGGTACTTGGGGAGAAGATGTTGGAAGCTGGTTGGGTGCCAAAAAAGATGATTCAAATTTTCTACTACTTCGTTATGAGGATATGCTCAGTGATCCTAAAATAGAATTAAAAAAAATAGCACATCATTTAAAAATAAGTGTTACTGATGAATTAATTGATAAGGTAATTAAACAAAGTTCATTTGAACATATGCAGTTACTTGAGAATAACCAGAGCAATTTATGGAAACTGACAAAAAATACCAGAAAAGATAAATTTTTTGTTCGTTCTGGACAATCTGGTCAATGGCAAAACAAACTATCAACCCATTCCATTAAAACAATTGAGTCAACTTGGTCTCAAATCATGATGCAATTAGGATATTTATAA
- a CDS encoding FkbM family methyltransferase yields MSLLRTLRFIYTHPLNKKNKLKALQRFIRWQIGSRLLPGAVAVDFVAKSRLLVKTGMTGATGNIYTGLHEFEDMSFLLHFLRKDDIFVDIGANVGSYTILASSIAGARCFSIEPIPKTFTALIDNVNLNEIYEKVCCLNIGIGGENGQLKFTSTLDSMNHVKSTIDTETNFINVPVKKLDDVLGDEEPILMKIDVEGFETEVIAGAVKTLSRHSLIAIIMELNGSGERYGYDETVLHQQMLDYGFCPYLYFPFERQLQPLNTKNNNSGNTLYLRNIERVKERLQNALKFVINEIEI; encoded by the coding sequence ATGAGCCTACTAAGAACACTTCGCTTTATATACACCCACCCTTTAAATAAAAAGAATAAATTAAAAGCGTTACAACGTTTTATTAGATGGCAAATAGGAAGTCGCCTACTACCTGGCGCTGTAGCAGTAGACTTTGTAGCAAAATCTCGCTTGTTAGTGAAAACTGGAATGACTGGGGCAACCGGAAATATTTATACCGGACTACATGAATTTGAAGATATGTCATTTTTATTACACTTTCTCAGAAAAGATGATATTTTTGTCGACATAGGTGCTAATGTGGGATCATATACTATTTTAGCCAGTTCAATAGCTGGTGCTAGGTGTTTTTCTATAGAACCGATTCCTAAGACCTTTACGGCATTAATTGATAATGTCAATCTTAATGAAATTTATGAAAAAGTATGTTGCCTTAATATTGGAATTGGAGGAGAAAATGGACAATTAAAATTTACTTCCACCTTAGATTCAATGAATCATGTAAAAAGTACAATTGATACAGAAACTAACTTTATTAATGTTCCGGTCAAAAAATTAGACGATGTATTAGGTGATGAAGAACCAATATTAATGAAAATTGATGTGGAAGGATTTGAGACAGAAGTGATTGCCGGTGCTGTTAAGACATTATCACGTCATTCACTTATTGCGATTATTATGGAACTAAATGGTAGTGGAGAAAGATATGGATATGATGAAACTGTTTTGCACCAACAAATGCTAGATTATGGTTTTTGTCCCTATTTATACTTTCCATTTGAACGTCAATTACAACCATTAAATACTAAAAATAACAATTCAGGAAATACACTTTACCTAAGAAATATCGAAAGAGTTAAGGAACGTTTGCAAAATGCACTAAAGTTTGTAATTAATGAAATTGAAATTTAA
- a CDS encoding family 2 glycosyl transferase, which translates to MKISIVTISYNQGQFLERAIRSVIEQDYNGIEYIIVDAGSTDGSREIIEKYRDHIAHIIFEPDEGPADGLNKGFKYASGEIFAFLNADDTFLPGALHTVAKFFMVNPDIDLVMGNGYKINEKDEVICPIYVTPFTKKLYVYRAVTIVQQATFFRREAYQLNDGFNPSNYTCWDGELFLQMAKNGFKFACMNKFLANFRIHTHSISGSGKLEKEYLQDCKRLFKEVMNREENIFDHFLHGYYRLWKWIIVPQAIITKLVPNGDKLKKSL; encoded by the coding sequence ATGAAAATCTCTATTGTCACCATTTCCTATAACCAAGGACAGTTTCTTGAAAGAGCAATTCGCTCAGTTATCGAGCAAGATTATAATGGTATTGAGTACATCATAGTAGATGCCGGGAGTACGGATGGAAGTAGAGAAATTATAGAAAAATATCGTGATCATATTGCTCATATTATTTTTGAACCAGATGAAGGTCCCGCAGATGGATTAAACAAAGGTTTCAAATATGCTAGCGGAGAAATTTTTGCTTTTCTGAATGCTGACGATACCTTTCTTCCAGGTGCATTACATACAGTGGCAAAATTTTTTATGGTCAATCCAGATATTGATTTAGTGATGGGGAATGGATATAAAATAAATGAGAAAGACGAGGTAATATGCCCCATCTATGTTACACCGTTTACTAAAAAATTATATGTATACCGTGCAGTAACAATTGTTCAACAAGCTACATTTTTTCGTCGAGAAGCATATCAATTAAATGATGGTTTTAATCCGAGCAATTATACCTGTTGGGATGGAGAATTATTTCTTCAAATGGCAAAAAATGGTTTTAAATTTGCCTGTATGAATAAATTTTTAGCTAATTTTAGAATTCATACTCATTCTATTAGTGGTTCTGGCAAACTCGAAAAAGAATATCTTCAAGATTGCAAAAGACTATTTAAAGAAGTTATGAATCGAGAAGAAAATATTTTTGATCACTTCTTACACGGTTATTATAGACTTTGGAAGTGGATTATTGTTCCACAAGCTATTATCACCAAATTAGTACCAAATGGGGATAAACTTAAAAAATCATTATGA
- a CDS encoding glycosyl transferase, translating into MKIAILWTKLSGYLNACLKALVSLPNVSLLVVNQQTSHDAPFDESQFAWIKPRYQWQDKVDAVILGEKLNNFYPDVLLISGWHIKGYRSIARQFSGKALRVIAMDNQWRGTAKQWLGCLTAPFFVQRLADAIFLPGERQKVFAQKLGFKVDQILSGLLCCEHNQFAEYGNQQIERKNSFVYVGRLAGEKGIKELLYAYDKYRKETQVPWELVIIGTGPLSSLVQRQNEVIYEGFVQPNELPKLLAFHGCLILPSLFEPWGVVLHEATSARLPVIATDNVGATVHLLQDGYNGYLVEVGNIESLASAMKRISTLSYEERCHMGENGYRLSLQYTPQRWATYFHEKIQILLEQLNRMI; encoded by the coding sequence ATGAAAATTGCTATTTTGTGGACAAAATTATCTGGTTATCTAAATGCTTGCTTAAAAGCGTTAGTTAGTTTACCTAATGTTTCTCTTCTGGTAGTCAATCAACAAACTTCTCACGATGCTCCTTTTGATGAATCACAATTTGCGTGGATAAAACCACGTTATCAGTGGCAAGATAAAGTAGATGCAGTTATTTTAGGTGAAAAACTAAATAATTTTTACCCAGATGTGCTACTTATCAGTGGATGGCATATTAAAGGTTATCGGAGTATTGCACGCCAATTCTCGGGTAAAGCACTTCGGGTGATAGCAATGGATAACCAATGGCGAGGAACAGCAAAACAATGGCTTGGCTGTTTAACAGCCCCTTTTTTTGTTCAACGCTTAGCAGATGCTATCTTTTTACCAGGGGAACGTCAAAAAGTATTTGCTCAAAAACTTGGATTTAAAGTAGATCAAATACTAAGTGGGCTACTATGCTGTGAGCATAATCAATTTGCTGAATATGGTAATCAGCAAATAGAGCGGAAAAACAGCTTTGTTTATGTGGGTCGTCTTGCTGGAGAAAAAGGAATTAAAGAATTGCTTTATGCTTATGACAAGTATAGAAAAGAAACTCAGGTACCTTGGGAGTTAGTTATCATAGGAACCGGACCTCTATCTTCTTTAGTTCAGAGACAAAATGAAGTGATCTATGAAGGTTTTGTACAACCTAATGAGCTCCCAAAGTTATTAGCTTTTCATGGTTGCTTGATATTACCGAGCCTATTTGAACCATGGGGAGTTGTTCTCCATGAAGCAACCTCGGCAAGATTACCGGTTATTGCAACTGATAACGTAGGAGCAACCGTACATCTTCTTCAGGACGGATACAATGGTTACTTGGTTGAAGTTGGTAATATAGAAAGTTTAGCCAGCGCAATGAAGAGAATAAGTACTTTGTCTTACGAGGAACGTTGTCATATGGGTGAAAACGGCTACCGCTTATCACTGCAATATACCCCGCAACGATGGGCAACTTATTTTCATGAAAAAATACAAATTCTTTTAGAACAGTTAAATAGAATGATTTAA